AGGAAATGAAGCAGTGGAAGAAGACGAGGTTGGTTTTGGGAAGTGGTAGTGAAGGAAATGAGAGGAAGGAAGCGAGACTATTGGCGTTAGCCTGGGTTTCAGTCTCAGCAATTTGGGTGAAACGATGAATTTCGCCATGTTTGGGAGGGTAAGGGTCAAGGAATAAGGAAAGAGGAAGATGGggttttatggtttttatttatGGTCAAAATTTGACATCAGTCCCTGAACTAATCACAAAATTTAGAATCAGTCCATATACTTTTTCTCAACGACCTGAAtcttgaaatctaaaaagtagaaggatttaattttcaaaaatgaaaatataagatctaaatttcaagtttacAAAGAATATAAGAACTTATGAGACATTAAATAAAATCTCAAAATGGagatgtaaaattttaattaccaGGCGAGATAATGGTTTCCCCTGGCGCCAAAACGCACACTCTTCGGTGCAGTTgaaactaataacaataattaacttttagttaaaaaataaatacagagCAATAGGATTCAACGAAATGATCAAATGTTATGATATTagctataaattttaataatttcagaaaataaacaaaattaatattaacaCATTCACAAATAATGAATGAACAAATTTTACACCCCAAGAGAAGtaaataataaactaataatttaccaaataaaaataaatgttgtaaGTAAGTGTTTTTAAGCTGTTCTCTCAACTTTTTTTAACACTTAAAGAATTATATAGTTCATCataatttctttttcacttgttTTTAAACTTACTTTTTCAGCTTTTATAGGTTCCTTAAATTATTCTAATTATGTATAACAATAAAGAAACTCTCTAATTTAATCCGCTTTATCAAATCGCTCTGGATGCCTCCATGAATTTTTATCGGCTTACAAAAACACAAGGGCCAAATATAAAACTGGTACTTGAATTTGTGCATGTCTCCCAAATTAGTATATTAGGATTTTTTTTCCCACATTGATATCTGAATTTTTTTCCCGTCAactaaattagtatttttttgtaACACAATTAAGTTTAGACATGTggcactatagtattgtgacacATGGCATTAATGATATCATGGTGatgtcttaattttaaaaatatattaaaaatgtccTCTCTTTATATTCCGCCAATGGTCTTTGTCCTTTTTTTTGTCTTCGACTCTAGTTCTTCTTCTTGTTCTCGTTCGCAATTCGCTCTTATTCCAGTTCAGCACGTTTACGACAACAATAAAAACACTACACCACATCTCATTGCCGGTATCCAGAGTTCCAATCACCGTCCGAACTGATTCTTCAATGATGGTTTAGTAAGATTGTTTAATAGAATTTGTATcaaggaaaaaaacaaagaaaaaaggtTGATCACCCGTATCCCTCTATCATCGATCATTATTTTCTCTCTCCCTTAATTGAAATAGAGTCTCCAATAATCGACCATCTCAAAACCACCATAGCAACACCCTCCATCACCTCACCACTCGAGCACCACCATCATTGCCCCACTCATCATCTCTACTCAACATCCCAAACCTAATAAAACCAAATAAcccaaaatcattaacaaaaaataaaaaaataaaaaggaaaaagagaagcaaacatagaaaagaaagtcaaagtttttttttcttctttttttttagcacATTGGCCTTCAACATTACATTTTGAGccaaattgattgttttttaACAGAAAATATTGATTACACTGTTAAATTTTAACGGTGATAATGTGACAATTTGACGTGGACAAAATTTAAATGATGTAgaaaaaataatgtaattttaaaacataaaataattatatttataccctaaatttgaaataaaaaaacatttaaaaatgacaaaaaaaaaagaaataagtttttaaaggaaaattGAACGTCGACATTCTTTTGTCTCAATTGATGAATTTTGCTGCACATGGTCTCTCACCATGAAGCTGCCAATTTGGGGAAAGTTTATTCCAATTTTCACTCCTGATAAAAAGGTATTGCAAGGATAATCAAAACTCTGCCAAAGGAAGTTAGTGGGATCACTACCATTTCGGTCCTTCAATATGAAATTTCCAAACCCAAGGAGTTGTGCAggattttatttttgctttggGTTTTAACTTCATTGACATGTTATTTACGTGAAAgacatattattatttagttaatttttttaaaattttaattttaaaaaaatataaaaattattctaaaagtttaaaaattaataaaattattttaaaaaaatataaaaatatttttaaatttaaaaattaaaagaagagaaaaattaaataaaaaactaaaatgatttttttaataaaattggaaGATGAAGTAATTAATTAtagcttttttattttaataactaaatcttataatattcattttgattgaAGGATCAAGAATATTCTCATAGtcttgttcaaaaaaaaaaatatttgagtaAATATCAAGACATCTAGAACCTCAACGACTCCTAAAACTGTCAACTACCCCCACTTCCACCTCTACTCCCTCCTCttcttctaattttattttagcaAAATGTCAGGTTTTGATGATTAATGTTGTACAAGAAATAATGATTACGTCTACTGGAATCAAATGGCTCAAACCGCAACAGTATTTAagcaaattattattatttatttttggttggaGATCAATTGCTTGCACATCATTGTCATGTAGTTGACTCTAATTTTAACAAAAGGAATTTGTCACCTCAAGTAGGGAACATGTTCTCCACATGACTTGCGCAATCTAGCGTATGTATTTAGGTGGCGACCCTACCCCTGGCTTGTGGAATCCATGCATCTCCTCCCTCTTTTGCTTCTCTCAATTTTTCTAATCCATCTTGCCTGTTTCTCTTCATATATAATTTAACAACAACtacaaacaaatatatatatatataatttggaaAAGCCTGTCGTCAGTTTCTATATAAATGGATAAGTCTCTCAGTTTCCCTACAAAAAGTCAAATCTATAACCCAATGCAGCTGAATCTTTCCATTATTCTAAGtgaaaacattaaattaaataattgatagGTATTGAACTAGAGTGTCTTCCCCTTCTCATTCTTTTAGTTATTCTCAATTTGCtactttaaaatatatttaagttaattatttaatcttaatttataatttatttataagaataataaacaCGCGTAGACTCGTGtaacttaaacataaataaaagaattaatatatacttttaaatacTAATGAAAGATGttcatcaattttttaaaatcccCCATGATCGTTGAGGGTAgtttgtatatatacatatgtaacaATTATTTCAGTTCGTCAAGAAAGTTCCAAGAAATTATACCAATCCAAGATGTGTGCATTAGCTCCTTTTCCGACCCCAAACTGGCCCTTAGTTAATCCCATTGGATACGAACACAACTATATGATGTATGAAGGCGGCAGTGAATGTTTAGAGTCATTCCTTCAATTTCCTCCATCACCACAAGAAGGAATTCCACTTGAATCTCTATCTCCTgcatctaatttcacccaaaccAGTAATTCTGACCCCTGCATAGTTAAGAAACTCAACCACAATGCAAGCGAACGGGACCGGCGGAAGAAAGTTAACAATATGTATTCATCCCTCCGTTCATTGCTGCCGGTAGCTGATCAAACGGTACTAATCAATTTATGTTCAATATGGTACTTATTTATGAGTTACTTGTTTCATCCTTCATAATATCAATATGCAAACTCATTTAATATATTTGTTGGTTCAGAAGAAGTTAAGCTTTCCGGCCACAGTTTCACATGCACTGAAATATATACCAGAGCTGCAACAGCAAGTGGAGAGATTGGTTCAGAAAAAAGAAGAGCTTTTGTTAAGGATATCTGAGCAGGGTGGTGTTAAGCCTtgtgaagaaaaagaagaggcgCGAAAAAGAAACAACAGGAAGCAGGGAAGTTGTTTAGGTGGAGTTGGTGTTTCCATAAATAGGTTAAGTGATGGTGAAGTTGCAATTCAAATATCAATTCGGGAAGTTGACAAGAGAAGTGGATTATTATCTGAGATGTTGCAGTACTTAGAGCAACAAGGATTCCTCCTATTAAATGCTTCTTCTTTCGAGTCATTTGGAGGTGTCGTCTTCTACAATATTCACCTTCAGGTACTAATATCTAtaacttgtattatatatatattgaccaAATACACAGGCGTACTAGAGTTGTTACTATTTCTGCTTTGGATTGTGCAGATGGAATTGGAAACAAGTAGGAAAATGGGATCAGAGGAAGCTTTGAGTGAGAGGATTTTTGCACTGTGTTATAATAGGGAAGAGCTGGGACTCTAAAATCTAATAGTCGTGGTTTATAGGatcaatttcaaaatctaaagaattactttattaataatataaagggCATGAATGAGCGATGTTGTCCCTGAAATTGCTTTCTGTAATTTTATGGGCATGAAATCCATTTTTCCACTTGATTAATTCGATGTCCACGGAAACTGATGAACTGCTAATATGCATATATTATTCAGTGATTGCtcaaatttatttatgtttatattggaaaatatttaaaaattgatctATTATTcatgatatttgatttatttacaggttaaacaaagttcaaaaataaatattaattcaacaattatgtagttaaacaatttcaaacttaGAAGGGAGGTTGCAGTTTACtgtatgttttaataaaatttattaaaagagtaaaaaaaagaatatatttattttggtttggatattaaaattgataaaatgaaaTAAAGGAATGGAAATTCTAACaaattttgtttggttaaattatggaaataaaaataattaaaataaatctccaattttatctttttatgtaaccataaataataattaaattataaaaaaaaactactcaTAATACATggaaatattttggtttaaaactTCGAATAAATGATTGTTAATCtctataaaacaaatttaaataatagaaaCCTAAAAATCCAAAAGATAATCTCTTTattccatattattattttattgcggAAATGTTTATTATGAGTAAATATTCCAGgttctattttgttatttttaatagtattttatgaTAATATAAAGTCGaaaaatttgtatttaaaattaaaatatttaaagtgCAAAACTGATATTTTCTTTCGTCTCACATTGTCCTAAATTTCcctaataaaaatatgttatttaaacAAGAGAATGATCATCGCTTagcttttttccttaatttttaacaaattcaaaCATATTGTTAAAGATGGAATAAGCCAGAATCTTccctttctttctatttttcctGACAGTTTCTTTTGTTAACCACCTTCTCAAATCACAATAGATTTGCGGAAGTGGTGTTGATCATGTTCTCCTTAAAAGCGCTACCAATATAGTAATTTcattttttagtgttttttaattgctttttttaGTTTTGCTTTCAACACGTTTTGAAAGAAATTGGGCCAATTTATCATCTATTGACTTGGTTTTGAGAACTGAATTTGGAAGAATTTTTTTGGGATATCTAGCATTGTCATTAGCAGAAGTTTTTTGTTAGGCCAGTTTAACATTCACGCCTAGAATGTTATTATTAGTGGTTGGT
The sequence above is drawn from the Gossypium hirsutum isolate 1008001.06 chromosome A05, Gossypium_hirsutum_v2.1, whole genome shotgun sequence genome and encodes:
- the LOC107961387 gene encoding transcription factor ORG2 → MCALAPFPTPNWPLVNPIGYEHNYMMYEGGSECLESFLQFPPSPQEGIPLESLSPASNFTQTSNSDPCIVKKLNHNASERDRRKKVNNMYSSLRSLLPVADQTKKLSFPATVSHALKYIPELQQQVERLVQKKEELLLRISEQGGVKPCEEKEEARKRNNRKQGSCLGGVGVSINRLSDGEVAIQISIREVDKRSGLLSEMLQYLEQQGFLLLNASSFESFGGVVFYNIHLQMELETSRKMGSEEALSERIFALCYNREELGL